In Trichocoleus sp., the DNA window TTTTTGAGCTTGCGCTAAGGCTCCGGCAGAAATTGGCAGCGTTAGCTCAACCTCGACCATGTCCTGGCTGGCAACCCAGATATCAGCATTGGAGCGCTCGACCAGCAGCCCGACCGATCGAACAAAGCCATTGAGGATACCCGTTTGAATGGTCACCAGGCTCACCGCAAAGACAATCCCTGCCTGAGCGACCAGGAAGCGGGGAATGTCTTCAAATAAATTGCGACGAGCAATGGAAGCCATGAGATCCGAGATAAATACGGTAAAGCGATAATAAGGCTTGTTATCAGTATTAGGGAAACAACGCTAGATTACTTCGCCTCTTCGACTCACCTGATTGGGTGAAAGACTACTTCTGGGGATAGAAGCATACTGTTCAATTTACTGTGGCTCGGTCCGCAAAACCCTGTCAATTGTGACAATTCACCTTCTTCTTTTATTGCGTCCTATCACTGTCTACTGTTGGCAGAAAGTTTGATGACGCAAACGATCGAGGTGAATTAGAAAAAGAGACGTGGATACATCAAAACCCGTTCCAGAGAATTGTGGTGTTGGAGAACCAGGAGGAATGGAATGAGGAAGAATTGGGAGTGAAAGGGATAGTTGAGATAACAGAAAGCTAATTTCTTGGTGAATACGCTTGTATTAAAAGCTTGTATAGCCCGTATGGCTAGAAACCTTAGCTGCCAATATTTGCGATCCGATTGAGAAGTCCGAGTAGCGTTCTAGCGCGAGTCGAAAGCAGGGTGCGCTGATAGGTGTCAGCGGCTCTTTTGATCCCTTCTGCTTGAGTGGGATAAGGATGAATCACGGTAGAAAGCTGACTTAGCCCAACTTTACCCACGATCGCTGTTGTAATTTCGCTGATCAGATCACCCGCGTGCTTCGCTACTATTGTAGCCCCCAGGATTTTGTCTGCACCCTGCTGATGATGGATCTTGACAAAGCCATTTGTCTCACTATCGGTAATGGCGCGATCGACGTCATCTAACGGAATTGTGATTGTTTCGATAGCAATTCCCTTTTGCTGCGCCTCTCGTTCATACAGTCCGACATGGGCAATTTCAGGATCGGTATAAGTCACCCAGGGCATGATCAAATCGCTGAGTTTTGATCGTCCTAATCCTAATGGCGTAAAGAGAGCATTTTTAATCACAATTCGAGCCGCAGCATCAGCAGCATGAGTAAATTTCCAATTCATGCAAATATCACCTGCTGCATAAATTTTGGAATTTGTAGTTTGTAAAAAATCATTGACTTGAACGCCTGCTTTCGCGTCAAATTTTACACCTGCTGCCTCTAAGTTCAGTCCTTCTGCGTTAGGGGCACGTCCGGTTCCCACCAAAATTTCGTCTACGGTGATGGAACTTTCTCCCTGCTCAGAGCGATAGTGAATCACTTTGCCATCTGGAGCAGTTTCGACTCGTTGAATTTGGGCATTCAAAACGAGTTCAACACCTTCCTGCAGAAATGCCTGCTGTACAATTTCGGCTGCTTCAGGATCTTCTTTATTGAGAATATGAGAATCGCGATGAAACAGTGTCACCTGAGCGCCAAACCGCCGGAACGCTTGCGCCAGTTCAGCCCCAAGAGGACCACCCCCAATGACTGCCAATCGATTTGGGCGATCGGTGAGCGAAAAAACGGTTTCATTCGTTAGATAGCCTGCTGCCTCGATTCCGGGAATCTCCGGTTTCGCCGCCCTTGCACCCGTTGCAATAACCGCCTTCTTGAAGCGCAACACCTGATCCCCGACCCGTACAGTTTGCCTGTCTTCAAACCGACCCTCTCCTAGAAATACATCAATGCCCAACTTTTGGAACCGATCGGCGGAGTCATGATCGCTGATGTCGGCTCGAATCCGGCGCATCCTTGCCATTACTGCGGCAAAATTGACTTCAGGTGCAATTGATTTTTCGCCAACCTTGACCCCAAATTGGGCGGCGTTTTGTATCTCTTCCACCACCCTAGAGGAGCGAATGATTGTCTTGGAGGGCACGCAGCCTAAGTTCAGACAATCTCCTCCCATCAAGTGCCGTTCGATTAAGGCAATCTTCAGACCGATCCCCAGTCCGGCGGCTCCAGCAGCAACGACTAATCCAGCCGTTCCAGCGCCGATCACCACCAGATCATAGCGATCTTGAGGGGTGGGGTTTACCCAGTTGAGTGGATGAACCCGATCGATCAAAGCTTGGTTGTATTCATCCAGGGGAGAAACCAGGGACTCAGGATGGAGTGTGGGGGCAGAAGAGGGAGTCATGCGATCGACCTAAACGAGCGATTCTTGATTTTAGGCAGATCAAGCTGATTTTTTCATGAGATGTGGCTAAGAGTTTGACGGTTCTTCGGGTGCAGCGGCAGCGAGTGCTTTTCGAGCAGTTTGCGTGATAAAAACGGTAACGGCAAGCGTGGTAAGCAATCCTACTATCCGGAAAGCCCAATACAATCGTGGATCACCAGGCTGGGCTGTTGTCTCTAGCTGAGTCAAATTGCCTGCCAACGAGCCAATGTAGACATAAAGGATTGTGGTCGGAATCATCCCAACTGAACCCAGCACATAGTCACGCAAAGAGACTCCGGTAATCCCAAAGGCATAATTGAGCAGATTAAACGGAAAAAGGGGAGAGAGCCGGGTAAGCAACACGATCTTCAAACCCGCCTGACTGACTGCCCGATCGATTGCTTGAAACCTTGACCGATGAGCAATTTTCTGAGTCACCCATTGCCTTGCCAGATACCTCCCCGTCAGAAATGCTAGAGTTGCGCCCAGAGTTGCGCCAATCCAGGCATAGATTGAGCCTTGAACTGCTCCAAAAATCACCCCTGCACTTAAGGTCAAAATTGTGCCGGGCAACAGCAGAACCGTGAACAGACCATACAGCAGAATAAAGCCAACTACCCCTGCTCCTCCTGCTCCCTGAATTCCTTCTAGAAGCTGTTGCAGCCCACTTTGCAGATTAAACGCTTCGTTGCTCATTGCCATCCAACGGTACAAAGGAATCACTTGAGCGCAACTTCTCGGTTGACTCCTTTAATCTCAAAGATCTTTTCAATCACGGCTGCTACAACTTTGTCGGGCGTGGAGGCTCCAGAGGTAATACCGACCGTAATTTGTCCTGCGGGTAGCCAGTTTTCCTGAACTTCGAGATCTTGATGGAGCGGCTTATGCTCAACTCGATTGCCCTCCCCAATGCGATCAGCACTATCAATGTGGTACGAAGGGATGCCGCGTTCGATCGCAATTTCCTGTAAGTGCGTTGTGTTCGAGGAATTATAGCCGCCAATGACAACCATCAAGTCCAGTTTTTCCTCAACCAATTGAAACATCGCATCCTGACGCTCCTGAGTTGCATCACAAATGGTGTTGAAGGCGAGAAAATGCTGATTCAGCTTGTCAGGACCATACTTTTTCATCATCGTATGCTCGAATAGCTTACCAATCTGCTCGGTTTCGCCCTTCAGCATGGTTGTTTGATTCGCAATTCCAACACGCTCCAGATCTTGATCCGGATCAAATCCCTCAGAGCAGGCACGGCTGAACTTTGCGATAAATTCGGCTCGATCGCCCCCATGCAAAATATAGTCGCAGACGTACTGTGCCTCTGCCAGATTTAGCACAACCAGATAAGTTCCAGCAAAAGAGCTTGTGGCGATCGTCTCTTCGTGATTGTGTTTGCCGTGAATAATTGAGGTGTGGCTGCCCTTCTTATGTTTTTCGACCGTGTTCCAAACCTTCGATACCCAGGGACAGGTTGTATCAACGATCATGCTGCCTTTTTCATTCAGTAGCTGCATTTCCTGAACGCTGGCTCCAAAAGCAGGCAAGATGACCACATCACCGTGATCGACCACTGAGAAATCCTTATTGCCGTCCTTCACCTCGATAAAACTGACATCCATCTCCCGCAGCCGTTGATTGACCGAAGGATTGTGGATAATTTCATTTGTGATCCAGATGCGCTCGGTTGGGAAATGCTGCCGCGTCTCATACGCCATTGCCACTGCGCGTTCAACTCCCCAACAAAACCCAAAGGCTTCTGCTAAGCGAATTGTTACATTGCCTTGTACTAACGAATAGCCATTGTCTCGAATCTGCTGAACCAGATCACTCTGGTACTCAGACTGCATTTGCCCAGAAACTTCTTCTGCATGACCAAACCCCTTGCGGTGGTAGCGGTCAGAGTTGTTGAGCGATCGTTTAAAGGCTTTGGTATCCATGCCGTTTTGTCGTGAGAGTCCATACCTAGCTTCAGACTATCAGAGAAGGGGCAAGGAGTGGGTAGTAGGAGACAGAAGCCAGATTTCTATTGCCTGTAATGTCCTTATCCCTGCTCCAAATCGGGTTTCAGCACTTCGTTCATATACACCTGTAGGGCAACGCTCCAAACTTCATAGCCTTTCGTGTTGAGGTGTAAGCCATCGGTGCTGTATTCCATCCGGAGGCTGCCCTCAGCATCACTGAAGAGGGGATAAAGATCAAGAAAGTAAATGCCCTCTTGTCGAGCAATCGATTCGAGCTGGCGGTTCAGGTTTTGGATACGGCGATTGGGGACAGCAAGGAGTCGATCGCGTCCTTCCCAGGTTGCTTCCTGTCCGGCATGAGGCAGGATGGATTGCAGAACAATTTGTGACTTAGGATGGTCAACTTTGAGATCGCGGATAATTTGCTCCTGGTTGTCCAGAATCGTGCGATCATCAGCACCGCGAATCAAATCATTAATGCCAACTAGAACATAAACGGTTTCAGGAGTCGTCGCGCTAAACAGGTGGATTCGCTTCAGCAGCCCTGCCGATGTTTCCCCGGAAATTCCCTGATTCAGCCAATGACGATTCGGCGGCAACAAATGAATGGGGAACCAGAGGCTAATTGAATCACCCGCCAGCACGGTCAGTTTAGAAGGCTTCTGCTCGGCGACAACGCTGGCTTCTTGAGTGAGTTGTTCAACCCACTGCTGATAGCTCAACTGATGGCGAGGGCTGTTGCTCAGGTTGTCATCATTGCTAACGAGATCTGCTGGCTCATTAGACGGCATGATGGGGGTTGATGTGGCGATCGGGTCAGTGCTGGCTGAAGCAGAAAGCGCTGGAAAGCGAACCTGACGTAGCACGAAAGCAAATAAAGCTGTCCCTAAGAAAGTATTGATCACGAGGGAAAGAAAAACCCATCGCGGGAGCAGGGATAGGCGCAAGCGCGTTGGCGAAAACTTAAAGAACTGGCTTGCCGAGCGCAAATGACGATCGCTCATCCGTTTCATCGAATGCTTTTTTTGCACAAGACCACCCGCACTGAACTGACAACGGCACGACTAAAAAACCAAACAATTCGCCCCAAATCCTAACGGAGTGATGCTTGTAGCAATGGGCGGATCATCGGACATCGCCAATCATAACCCAACTTTTTCATCTGAGCGAAAGGGCTTGCTGATAAAAAATGGGGGACGATGTAACATCCCCCTTCTCTATGAGTCAGCGAACCTAAGTTGTTTCGTCTGACAAGCAATTAGTCCTGTCTAGACTGCTTTGTTAAACCTCTGCCTAGCCACAGAAAAACTGATCAACGTTTGGTTACTGGTAATTGCTAGAGGTGATCTCAGCATCGGTTACGCCATTGCCGACCACGTTTCCATCCTTCAGGAAGCCGTGGTAAGCTTCCATCCCATGCTCACCAATATCCAAACCTACGATTTCCTCTTCTTCAGAGACTCGGATGCCCGAGATCGCTTTCAGGACAGCCCAAAAGATAGCCGAGAGGAGGACTGTTATGCCGCCGACGCTAATGATGCCAAGGAACTGCACCCACAGTTGACTCAATCCGCCGCCTGCAAACAACCCTGCTGCTGGACCTGCGCTGTATAGGGCACCAGGAGCATCACTAGGACCAACGGCAAACAAGCCAACTGCCAAAGTTCCCCAAGTTCCATTAACTAGGTGGACAGCGATCGCACCCACAGGGTCATCAATCCTGAGGCGATCGATGTAGAGCACTGCAAACACAACAATGATGCCGCCGACGGTTCCAATTAAGGCAGAAACCGGAATCGTAATAAAGGCACAAGAAGCCGTAACCGCAACCAAGCCTGCCAAAATGCCGTTGATGACCATTGACAGATCAGGCTTACCCAGAAGCAGCCATGCGGTGATTGTTGCAGCCACACCACCAAAAGCCCCTCCTGTGTTGGTTGTCAGGGCAATGTGAGCAATCAGAGAACCATCCCCAACACCCATTGTGGAACCAGGGTTAAAGCCGAACCAGCCCAACCAGAGGATCAGACAGCCAAGCGTCGCGATGCTCATGTTGTGACCAGGAATTGCATTGATGGAGCCACTGCTGTTGTATTTGCCAATCCGAGGACCCAAGAATGCTGCACCCATCAAGGCTGCCCAACCGCCCACTGAGTGAACTACTGTTGAACCGGCAAAATCAAAGAAGCCCAACTTGGCTAACCAGCCACCGCCCCAGATCCAGTGACCTGTAATGGGGTAAGCAACACCGACCAGCAGCAAGCTAAAAATCAAAAAGTCAACGAACTTGATGCGCTCAGCAACTGCACCAGAGACGATCGTTGCTGCGGTTCCAGCAAACACGAGCTGGAAGAAAAACTTGGCAGCGAGAGGAACGCCAGTCCAGTTGAGTGAACTATAAACGCCCTGATAAGCATCACCCGTTAGGGGGCTATTGTCTGCCCCGCCTAAGAAGAAAAGACCGCTTGTGCCAAAAAAGCCATTGCCATCGCTGAACATCAAGCCAAAACCAATCGTCCAGAACGCAATTGTTGAGAGGGCAAACACAATCAGGTTCTTTGCAAGCACGTTAACAGCGTTCTTCTGGCGGCAAAGACCGGTTTCTAACATGCAGAACCCAGCGTTCATGAAGAAGACGAGCATCCCCGTCACCATGACCCACATGGTATCTAGCCCAACTCGCAGAGAGGTTTCTAGTTCAGCCAACTCGGTGGTGGAAGGAGTTTGAGCCGAAGCCGACATTGCAGAAACCGCAAAAATTAATCCCGCAAGTGGAACGCAAGCTTGCCACGATGGAGTGAGCCGCCGAAATTTTCGAGTGTACTTCTGAATGTAATAAGCAACTTCTGACTCTGCCCAGACCTGAGCAGCCGATCGCCCACTCCGAGGTCTTGTTCGCTTATGCGCTTGTTTAGACATTTTCACTGAATGTTCCTTCAAGTAATGCATCAAAACATCTCACTCTGTAGCGGTACAGGGTGCAGCTTGCTCTAGGGATGAGGGACAAATGCCCTGTACCAAATCCAACAGCGGTAGAGGCACAAAAGGCCAGCGGCAGACTGCTTCAAAATAATGCAGCAAGCCACCAATCTTGCACTTTCAGCCTTTCAGAACTGCAACCCGACCCAGTAATAGGCAGGTGTAAGCTGTGCAAGCAGGCACATTTGTTTTTCAAATTGCACCAATTATCAAGCAGTTAATTCTGTATAGGGAAATACACTTTTTCACTTAATATCCTTCAACTGCTTAATACAGAGGGGTTTCAAGCATTTTGTCGAAACTTTATACCAAGCACATATTTGGCTGCAGCGGTTCTAGGCAAGGTTGAACGAATGAAAGTGCGACCAGTTGCTAGTAGATCGTTTCATCCGCTTTTTGCCAAGCAGGATCAACGATGCACAGAAAGATGAGCGGTTCCGTCCCTCCGTTATGAATTGACTGTTGGGCGTCAGGTGGGATGTAAACCGCATCACCGGGCTGCACGACTTGTGTTTCGTTATTAATTCGCATCTCCCCAGTGCCACTGAGGATGTAGTACACTTCCGAAGTTTTTAATGAATGCACGATCGAAGTCTGCCCTGGAGCAACGATCGCATGAGCCAAACTGTAGCGAAGCTCGATCGGTTGCTTGTCAGGATGCAGCAATTCGCGTAGCAGGGTACCATCTCCTGCAACAAATTCTTCACAGGCATTTAGTTTTTGGATCAGCATTTCGTTAAGGTAGGTAGAATCGCAAACTTATATTATCTAGCCTTGTTTGTGATTCTCTTAACAACAAGCTTAAGATCCTTTAAGTAACTTCAACTAATAGTAAACTTGCTCAGAGTTTGCTTTAGTTCCATAAGTTGCTGGCTCGTAATCAGCACAATTCACAGCTTCTTCCGACAATGCCCAGCTTGGGTGAACTGGACACTTTAAGTAGTGACTATTTGTAAAAAATTGACAGTTTGCACAAGGAATTTGGTGCATTTGCTGAGCTACTTTTATACTGTCTCTCGTGGTAGTCCAGAGGCTCCAGGTAACGATCGCAACAAGACTCCATGCCGCAACAAAGCAGAATGGAACAAAAAGCGGTTGCAGTAGTTGGTTGAACCCATAAATCGAAGAATACAAGAACTGAGCCATAACCAAAATGCCAATACGAAGGGTTAAGAGAAAGTGGGTTAAGACGATCGCAAATAAAATGCTTCAGTTCAGACAAGCTCCACTATAAAATTATGAATAGTCAATGCTTGATCTGAGCTTATTCTCTCTAGTTTGTAAATTTTGTTTACAGCTTTCCTGTAGCTAAAGGGAGAATCTGTTTGCATCAACTCTTGCTAAAGGTAGAACTACTGCCGAGTGCTTCCTTCCCTGCTCTCTTTTTCAGGGTTTCTTTCAGGGTTTCAGATCTTCCCAATTTCAATCTTAAAAAGCTCCAATCTCCCATCGGAATACCGGGGTTTTGTGAGATGATGGTTCAGTAAAGTTTAGAATGTTGTTGAATTGACAGACAGGTAGTTCAGCTATGGCACTTCAACTTGGTGATACGGTTCCAAATTTCACTCAAAAATCTAGCGAGGGTGAAATCAATTTCTACGATTGGGCAGGTGATAGCTGGGTTGTACTGTTTTCCCACCCTGCCGACTATACTCCGGTTTGCACTACAGAACTGGGTGAAGTGGCAAAGCTCAAGCCCGAATTTGATAAACGCAACGCAAAAGTGATTGCTCTGAGCGTGGATGATGCTGAGTCTCACAAGGGCTGGATTGGCGACATCAATGAAACCCAGAAAACTTCCGTCAACTATCCCATCTTGGCTGATGAGGA includes these proteins:
- a CDS encoding mercuric reductase — its product is MTPSSAPTLHPESLVSPLDEYNQALIDRVHPLNWVNPTPQDRYDLVVIGAGTAGLVVAAGAAGLGIGLKIALIERHLMGGDCLNLGCVPSKTIIRSSRVVEEIQNAAQFGVKVGEKSIAPEVNFAAVMARMRRIRADISDHDSADRFQKLGIDVFLGEGRFEDRQTVRVGDQVLRFKKAVIATGARAAKPEIPGIEAAGYLTNETVFSLTDRPNRLAVIGGGPLGAELAQAFRRFGAQVTLFHRDSHILNKEDPEAAEIVQQAFLQEGVELVLNAQIQRVETAPDGKVIHYRSEQGESSITVDEILVGTGRAPNAEGLNLEAAGVKFDAKAGVQVNDFLQTTNSKIYAAGDICMNWKFTHAADAAARIVIKNALFTPLGLGRSKLSDLIMPWVTYTDPEIAHVGLYEREAQQKGIAIETITIPLDDVDRAITDSETNGFVKIHHQQGADKILGATIVAKHAGDLISEITTAIVGKVGLSQLSTVIHPYPTQAEGIKRAADTYQRTLLSTRARTLLGLLNRIANIGS
- a CDS encoding TVP38/TMEM64 family protein, which produces MIPLYRWMAMSNEAFNLQSGLQQLLEGIQGAGGAGVVGFILLYGLFTVLLLPGTILTLSAGVIFGAVQGSIYAWIGATLGATLAFLTGRYLARQWVTQKIAHRSRFQAIDRAVSQAGLKIVLLTRLSPLFPFNLLNYAFGITGVSLRDYVLGSVGMIPTTILYVYIGSLAGNLTQLETTAQPGDPRLYWAFRIVGLLTTLAVTVFITQTARKALAAAAPEEPSNS
- a CDS encoding 4-hydroxy-3-methylbut-2-enyl diphosphate reductase is translated as MDTKAFKRSLNNSDRYHRKGFGHAEEVSGQMQSEYQSDLVQQIRDNGYSLVQGNVTIRLAEAFGFCWGVERAVAMAYETRQHFPTERIWITNEIIHNPSVNQRLREMDVSFIEVKDGNKDFSVVDHGDVVILPAFGASVQEMQLLNEKGSMIVDTTCPWVSKVWNTVEKHKKGSHTSIIHGKHNHEETIATSSFAGTYLVVLNLAEAQYVCDYILHGGDRAEFIAKFSRACSEGFDPDQDLERVGIANQTTMLKGETEQIGKLFEHTMMKKYGPDKLNQHFLAFNTICDATQERQDAMFQLVEEKLDLMVVIGGYNSSNTTHLQEIAIERGIPSYHIDSADRIGEGNRVEHKPLHQDLEVQENWLPAGQITVGITSGASTPDKVVAAVIEKIFEIKGVNREVALK
- a CDS encoding SGNH/GDSL hydrolase family protein codes for the protein MQKKHSMKRMSDRHLRSASQFFKFSPTRLRLSLLPRWVFLSLVINTFLGTALFAFVLRQVRFPALSASASTDPIATSTPIMPSNEPADLVSNDDNLSNSPRHQLSYQQWVEQLTQEASVVAEQKPSKLTVLAGDSISLWFPIHLLPPNRHWLNQGISGETSAGLLKRIHLFSATTPETVYVLVGINDLIRGADDRTILDNQEQIIRDLKVDHPKSQIVLQSILPHAGQEATWEGRDRLLAVPNRRIQNLNRQLESIARQEGIYFLDLYPLFSDAEGSLRMEYSTDGLHLNTKGYEVWSVALQVYMNEVLKPDLEQG
- a CDS encoding ammonium transporter, producing the protein MSKQAHKRTRPRSGRSAAQVWAESEVAYYIQKYTRKFRRLTPSWQACVPLAGLIFAVSAMSASAQTPSTTELAELETSLRVGLDTMWVMVTGMLVFFMNAGFCMLETGLCRQKNAVNVLAKNLIVFALSTIAFWTIGFGLMFSDGNGFFGTSGLFFLGGADNSPLTGDAYQGVYSSLNWTGVPLAAKFFFQLVFAGTAATIVSGAVAERIKFVDFLIFSLLLVGVAYPITGHWIWGGGWLAKLGFFDFAGSTVVHSVGGWAALMGAAFLGPRIGKYNSSGSINAIPGHNMSIATLGCLILWLGWFGFNPGSTMGVGDGSLIAHIALTTNTGGAFGGVAATITAWLLLGKPDLSMVINGILAGLVAVTASCAFITIPVSALIGTVGGIIVVFAVLYIDRLRIDDPVGAIAVHLVNGTWGTLAVGLFAVGPSDAPGALYSAGPAAGLFAGGGLSQLWVQFLGIISVGGITVLLSAIFWAVLKAISGIRVSEEEEIVGLDIGEHGMEAYHGFLKDGNVVGNGVTDAEITSSNYQ
- a CDS encoding cupin domain-containing protein encodes the protein MLIQKLNACEEFVAGDGTLLRELLHPDKQPIELRYSLAHAIVAPGQTSIVHSLKTSEVYYILSGTGEMRINNETQVVQPGDAVYIPPDAQQSIHNGGTEPLIFLCIVDPAWQKADETIY